The following DNA comes from Allobranchiibius huperziae.
AGAGGCCGGCGTGCTGGATGACGTAGCCGATCCGGCGCCGCAGCTCGTGCGTGGCGATCGTGGAGGTGTCGCGGTCGTCCAGCCAGATGGAGCCGGCGGAGGGCTCGATCATCCGGTTGATCATCCGCAGGCTCGTGGTCTTGCCGCAGCCTGACGGACCGACGAGGACGGTGATCTTGCCGGTCTGCGCGGTCAGGTCGAGGGAGTCCACGGCGACGGTCCCGTCGGGATATCGCTTGGTGACGTTGTCGAAACGGATCATGCGCAATCTCTCCTAGGTGCCGAGCTGGACTTCGAGACGGTGCGCCGCTGCTGCAATCACAGCACCGCAGTGTGACAACGCGTTTCCGGTGAGTCGGTAGGTCGGGCCGAGGATCGTGACCGCGGCGACGATCCTGTCCTGCGATCGGACCGGAGCGGAGACCGCCGTGATGTCGGGCTCTAGCTGCCCGCGGGTGGCGAGATACCCCTGCGGCGTCGCCTCTCCGGCCAGGGCGGCGCGCACGGCGTACGCGTCCAGGCCGACCTCCCGGCCGATCCACGAACTGTGCCGGATGGGCCAGGTGCCTTCGTGCGTCGCGGCGTACACGGCGGTCCGACCCGGTCCGGGCAGGGCGAGGTAGGCCGACTCGCCGGTCGCGTCGACCACGTCCGCGAGCAGCGGGCGGCTGAGAGCGACGAGGCGGTGACTGCTGAGGGCGCGGGTCCCGATCTGCACCATCCGCGGACCGGCGCCGAAGCTGCCGTCGGGATCGCGGGTGACGAATCCGGAGTTCTCCAGTGTGCGCAGGAGACGCAGCGCGGTGCTCGCGGGCAGCGCGGTACGGCGTGCGCATTCGGTCAAGGTCAACGACTGTTCGCCGCACACTTCCGAGAGCAGGGCCATGGCCCGGTCGACGGCACGGGTCGACGACGCGGGGGCCTCAGAGGCTGTCCTGCCGGGAGCTGTCAACGGTTTCCATTCCATAGCAACGGGTTTTCGCTAGGCGGTAGCCTGGCACTCTTTTCCCGTCTGTGGAACCACTCAGGGATCTCTCGCCCGGCGACGCTCGGTAGGGGAGGGTGTGGGGGTGGAACTGACGTCTGCAGGACTGCGCATCGGCGACATCGCTCGCATCGCGCTGAGTCGCGAAATGCTCACTGTGACAACGGAAGTCGGCGAGCGAGTGGCCTTCGGCGCCGCCATCGCGGAACGCCTGTCAACGCAGCGGCCGGTCTACGGTCGTTCCACCGGGGTCGGCGGCAACCGATCGGTGCCCGTCCAGGATCCGGACGGTCAGCTGGCCCGGGTGCTGCGCTCGCACGCCACTTCGCTCGGCACGCCCCGTGACGCGACCCGGGTGCGGGCGATGGTCGCCGTGCGGATCGGTCAGCTCGCGGCCGGCGGCAGCGGGCTCAGTCGGACGGCGTTCGACGGCCTGCTCGAGCTGCTCAACACCGACACCCTGCCTCCCGTGCTCGAGCGCGGGAGCATCGGCACCGGCGATCTCAGCGCCCTGGCCACGGTGGGGGTCGCGTTGCTGGACCACCCCGACGGCCCCCGTGTCCGACCGGGTGACGCGCTGGCGCTGATCTCCAGCAACGCCGCTGCGATCGGGGACGCGGCGCTCGCGATCCACCGGCTGGAAACACTCACCAGGGCGGCTGTGCCGATCGCGTCGCTCACACTGCGTGCGGTGCACGGCAACGTCGAGCCGTTCGGGCCGGCCGTCGAGCGTGCCACTCCGTTCCGGGGTGCGCACCGGGTGTGCGCCGGGATGAGGCAGGTGCTGGACGACGACGGGTACGCCGATCCGCCGGCCCGGATCCAGGATCCGTTCGGGCTGCGCGCCATGCCCCAGGGTCACGGGGTCCTGCTCGACGCGCTCGACCGGGCCGCGGGCACCGTCCACGCGATGGCGAACGCGCCGAGCGAGAACCCGGTCTTCGACGAGCACAGCGGGATCACCCATCACGGCGCGTTCCATGCCGCCTACCTCGCGAACGCGGTGGAGGGGCTGCTCGGCGCGCTCGTGCAGGCCGCCCAGCTCGGCCTCGGCCGCACGACGATGCTGGCGAGCCCCGGGCTCACCGGTGCCTCGGCGTTCCTCGCCGACGGCACTCCCGGCGCGTCCGGCACGATGCTGGTGGAACTGGTCGCGGCATCGGCCATGGCGGCGCTGCGCTCCCTCGCCGCCCCGGCCAGCGCCGGGACCGTCACGCTGTCGCGGGGACTGGAGGACGACGCGTCCTTCGCGTCGGTGTCGGCGCGGGGCGCGCTCGATGCCGAGCAGGCCTACCGCGACCTGCTCGCCGCCGAACTCCTCACTGCCGCCAGAGCCCTCACCCTCACCGGGCGAATGCCTCGGTGGTCCCAGCTCGCACCCTTGCAGGCAGGTCTCGCTCGGTTGGAGGATCGCGACCTGACGGCCGATCTGCAGGCGGCACGGCACGTGGTGCCGGAGCTGGCCCACCGGCTGCGGGTCCGCTGAGTCAGTTCGGTGCCACCCCGAGCAGCCGCGCGGGATTGTCGTGGCAGTACGCCTGTAGTTCGGCGTCGCTCAGGTGCGGATCGGCGATCAGGTCGAACGGCTCGGCATACGGACGGTCGCTGCCGAGGACGATCGTGCGCGCGCCGAGCGCCGTACGCAGCGCGTCCACACCGAGGCGCCCGTACGAGGAGGTGTCTACGAAGAGGTCGTCGTCGGCGCGCGCGACGGCGCGGGCGCGCACCGCGAACCGCTCGATGGACAACGGCGCGAGACCTGCGCCTGCCACGAAGCAGATGCGCAGATCCGGCAGGAGCGAGCGGCCGACCGTCTGCCAGGACCACCACGCCGCCTGCTGGGCCGCGGGGTACTGCACCACGGCCGGCCACCAGTCGGGTCCGGGATGCGGATCCACGGGACCGGGATGCACCAGGACGGGTCGATCGGCGAGCTCGGCGCGGCGCAGCAGGGGGGCCAGGGCCTCCAGGGACGCAGGCGTATCCATCGAGTGGGACCCCACCTGCAGCCCCACGATCCCAGGGGTGCGCAGCAGCCGGTCGAGGTGAGCCGGATCCGGCTCGCGGGTCGATGCGACGGCCCAGCCGACGAACGGGTCGCCGAGACCAGCGACGCCGGTGTGCCACGCGGCGAGCAGCGGCTCCGCGTCGTCGGGCGGCAGCGCCTCCACCCCGAGCGGTGTCGACATGGCGAGAGCGACGAGGGTCCGGTCGATGTCGGAGGCGCGCCGCAGCTCGACGTCGTGGGCCGCGGCGTCGACGTCGTACGGCGCCTCGTACGCCGTGTGCAGCGTCCAGCCGCGCAGCATCGGGGGAGTGGCACGCCGGCGCAGTCGCTCGATGAACTCCGGCGGCCACAGGTGCTGGTGGACGTCGATGGCCCCCGGTGGCCGCTGCGTCATGGAGTCCATCCTGCAGGTGCGCCCGCCGCGATTTCGGCTGCGCCCCGCGAGGTAGCACCATGGTGACAGTGACAGACACCGTCCCCGGCCCCGCCGCGCTCGACGCGACGCGCCCCTCCGAGCGCCCCGCGACCAAGCCGCCCACCGGGACGCTGCACGGGTTCGCGCTGCACGCGGCGCTGGCGTCGATGGCGCTCGGCGGCTTCGCGATCGGCACCACCGAGTTCGTCACGATGGGCCTGCTGCCGCAGATCGCGCACGGCGTGCACGTTGGCATCCCGCAGGCCGGCCACGTCGTCTCGGCGTACGCGCTCGGCGTCGTGGTCGGAGCACCGACCATCGCCACGTTGGCCGCGAAACTGCCGCGCAAGGGTCTGCTCATCGCGCTGATGATCGCGTTCGCCGTCTTCAACGCGGCATCCGCGCTCGCACCGAATTTCGGCACGCTGCTCGTTGCGCGCTTCCTGTCCGGGCTCCCGCACGGAGCCTTCTTCGGCATCGCCTCGGTGCTGGCCGCCGGCCTGGTCGACAAGGAACGGCGCACCTGGGCCGTGGCCATGATCCTGTCGGGGCTGACGGTCGCGAACATCGTCGGCGTCCCCGCGTCGACCCTCATCGGTCAGGATCTCGGCTGGCAGTGGCCCTACGCCGGCGTCGGCGTGATCGCAGCACTCACCGCGCTCGCCGTGTGGCGCTGGGTGCCGCATCAGCACACGGACACCGCAGCGAACGCCGGGTCGGAGCTGGCGGCCCTGCGCCTGCCGCAGGTGTGGCTGGCGCTCGGGATCGGCACTGTCGGATTCGGTGGGATGTTCGCGACCTTCTCCTACATCGCGCCGACCCTGACCCATCTCACGGGCGTGCACGACGGCGTCGTCCCGTTGTTCCTGGTCTGTTACGGCGTGGGCATGACGACCGGCGCCTTCGCCAGCGGCCGGGTCGCCCGGATCGGGCTGCTGCGCGGGATCCTGCTCTCGCTCGTCCTCATCACCGGGCTCCTGTTCGCCTTCGGCCCGATGGTGCACACGATGCCGGGCGCGGTGGCCGCGGTCTTCCTGCTGGGTTTCGTCGGCACCCTGCTGGTGCCGATGCTGCAGACCCGGCTGATGGACGTCGCGCACGACGGCCAGGCGCTGGCCGCCGCGCTCAACCACTCCACGCTCAACCTGGCCAACGCGCTCGGCGCCTGGGTCGGGGGACTGGTGCTCTCGCAGGGTCTGGGGTACGAGTGGCCGAGCCGGGTCGGGGCGTTCCTCGCGGTCGGCGGCATCGCCATCACCGCGGTCTCGGCGGTGGCCGGGCGGCGTACGGCGCGCAACGCCGTGGCCGCCCGACCCGCCTGAGTCCCTACTTGGGGACGACGTAGTCCACCTTCACGGTGTTGCCGTCGCCACTGGTCAGCGCGCTGACGGCCGGAGTCGCCAGCCCGCAGCCCGCGAACTTCGGGATGGAGAACGTGCCCGAGAGGCTGAACGGGTCGAACAGCCCGGTGACCTTGCCGGTGAGGTTGAGCGTCACCGGCGTCGAGGTCTTGCAGTCGTTGCCGACCAGGTTCACCGGCAGACCCAGCGGGTTGAGGCTGGTGATGTGCAGGTTGACCCGCTGGGTGACCGACACCTTGTTCTGATAGTTGATCGTCCCTGTGGCCTTGCCGACGTTCTCGATCGCGATCGTCGCCTTGGCGAGCGGCAGACCGGCCAGCTTGATGTCCGTGCTCGTGGGGGCCAGGTTCAGTACGGCGGTGAGCTTGCGGTTGGTCAGGTCGAACTGCGCCGTCTGCGTGCCGGTGGTCGTGACCGACTTGTTCATCGCCTTGATGTACGTCGTCGCGGTGGCGTTGTGCCGCAGGGTCCACACGGTGTCGGCCGAGGCGCCCGGCGCGGAGGTGAGCAGCAGTCCCGCGCTGCTCGCGACCGCTGCGCAGCCCAATAGTGTCGTTCGCGTCCTCATGGGTGATCCCTTCGCTACTGATCGGTAACTTGCGGCACCACCATAGGGACTCAATGTGACGCCGCCCGCTCGGGGGGCGCGTCGGGCACGACCGGCGTGTCCGCGGGCCGTGGGAGAATGGGCCCTTCGCCGCACTTCTCCGCTATCCCCTGAGGACCTCACACGTGTCACCCATGGCCCGCACCGCGCTGCAGCCTGCCGCGACGCCGCCGGACCTGATCCGCAACTTCTGCATCATCGCCCACATCGACCACGGCAAGTCGACCCTGGCCGACCGGATGCTGCAGATCACCGGCGTCGTCGACGACCGGGCGATGCGCGCGCAGTACCTGGACCGGATGGACATCGAGCGCGAGCGCGGCATCACGATCAAGAGCCAGGCCGTGCGGATGCCCTGGGAGGTCGACGGGACGACGTACTGCCTGAACATGATCGACACGCCGGGCCACGTCGACTTCACCTACGAGGTGTCCCGTTCGCTCGCAGCGTGCGAGGGTGCGGTGCTGCTGGTCGACGCGGCGCAGGGCATCGAGGCGCAGACCCTGGCCAACCTCTACCTGGCCATGGAGAACGACCTCACCATCATCCCGGTCCTCAACAAGATCGACCTGCCGGCCGCGCAGCCGGAGAAGTACGCGGAGGAGCTCGCCGGGCTCATCGGCTGTGAGCCCTCGGACTGCCTGCAGGTCTCGGGCAAGACCGGTGCCGGCGTCGAACCGCTGCTGGACCAGATCGTGCACCAGCTGCCCGCGCCCACGGGCAACGCCGACGGCCCCGCCCGCGCGATGATCTTCGACTCGGTCTACGACACCTACCGCGGCGTCGTGACCTACGTGCGCGTCATTGACGGCAACCTCGCACCGCGCGAGCGCATCACGATGATGTCCACGAAGGCGACCCACGAACTGCTCGAGATCGGTGTCATCTCACCGGAGCCCAAGCCCGCCCAGGGCCTCGGCGTGGGCGAGGTGGGCTATCTCATCACCGGTGTGAAGGACGTGCGGCAGTCGCGCGTCGGCGACACGGTGACCAGCTCGCGCAACGGCTCGGTGCAGGCTCTCGGCGGGTACCGCGACCCCAAGCCGATGGTGTTCTCGGGGCTCTACCCGATCGACGGATCGGACTACCCGATCCTGCGCGACGCCCTGGACCGCCTGAAGCTGAACGACGCCGCGCTGGTCTACGAGCCGGAGACCTCGGTCGCGCTCGGTTTCGGCTTCCGGATCGGCTTCCTCGGCATGCTGCACCTGGAGATCGTCCGGGAGCGCCTGGAGCGGGAGTTCGACCTCGACCTGATCTCGACGCTGCCCAGCGTGGTCTACGACGTCACCCTGGACGACGGGCGGGTCGAGGTGGTCACCAACCCGAGCGAGTTCCCCGAGGGCAAGGTCGCCTCGATCACCGAACCGATCGTGCGCGCGACGATCCTCGCTCCGAGCGAGTTCATCGGCGCGATCATGGAGCTGTGCCAGACCCGGCGCGGCACGTTGCGCGGGATGGACTACCTCTCACCCGAGCGGGTCGAGATGCGCTACACGCTTCCGCTCGCCGAGATCGTCTTCGACTTCTTCGACGCGCTGAAGTCAAAGACCCGTGGATACGCCTCTCTGGATTACGAACCCGACGGTGAGCAGGTCGCCGACCTGGTCAAGGTCGACGTACTGCTGCAGGGCGACATGGTCGACGCGTTCAGCACGATCGTGCACCGGGACAAGGCCTACGCGTACGGCGTGATGATGGCCGGCAAGCTCAAGGACCTCATCCCGCGCCAGCAGTTCGAGGTGCCGATCCAGGCCGCGATCGGCGCGCGGGTCATCGCGCGCGAGACCATCCGCGCCATCCGCAAGGACGTGCTCGCCAAGTGCTACGGCGGCGACATCAGCCGCAAGCGCAAGCTGCTGGAGAAGCAGAAGGAGGGCAAGAAGCGGATGAAGATGGTGGGCTCCGTCGAGGTGCCGCAGGAGGCCTTCATCGCCGCGCTCTCCCAAGACTCATCCGCCGCGGAGAAAGCGAAGAAGTAGGTGCCGCAGGGAGATTCGCCGCAGACCTATGTGGACGATGACCGCAGGGCGGCGGCGACCAACCGGTCGTTCACCCGTCGCGGCGGTCGGATGCCGCCTCGCCACCACCGCGCGCTGGAGGTGCACGGCCCGGCATACCTGTTGTCCCCGCCGATCGAGGGCACCAGCGTGGCCGCAGGCTTCGTGCTCGACCTGCCGGCGGCCTTCGGGCGTACCGCGCCGCTGGTCGTCGAGATCGGCTCCGGCTCGGGTGACTGCGTGGTCGCGGCCGCGGCCGAGCACCCGGAGTGGGACTTCCTGGCGGTCGAGGTCTGGCGTCCGGGGATCGCGCAGACCCTCGCCAAGGCCGCCCAGGCGCAGGTGGGCAACCTGCGGGTGCTGCGCGTCGACGCCGCGGGCGTGGTCGCGACGGCGCTGCCGGCCGCGAGCGTGGACCAGCTGTGGACCTTCTTCCCCGACCCGTGGCCCAAGGCCAAGCACCACAAGCGCCGGCTGGTCGACCCGATGTTCGCCGTCGACGTGGCGCGGGTGCTGCGGCCCGGCGGGCTGTGGCGTCTCGCGACCGACTGGGAGGACTACGCCGAGCAGATGCGGGACGTGTTGCGCGAGGCTCCCGGCTTCGAGCCGGGTGCGGAGTACGGCGACCGTTTCGACGGGCGGGTGATGACCCGGTTCGAGCGCAAGGGCATCGAGGCGGCTCGCGCGGTGCGGGACATCGTCGTCCGACGTGCGGACGCTACCGACCAGTAACATCTGGTCATGGCCTCGACCTACCACCTCTACCAGCGGCTCACCGGGCGACCGTTCGGTCGGCGGGTCTTCTCGACCGCCTACGCGTTCAAGGCGCCGTACTTCGCCAGCGTGCGGCCGTTCGTGACGCAGATGGCGCCGAACCACGCCTCGGTGCGCATCCGCAAGCGTCGAGCCGTGCAGAACCACATCGGCACGGTGCACGCGATCGCGGTGGCGAACGGGCTCGAGGCGGCGCTCGGTCTGCTCTGCGAGGCGAGCGTGCCGCCGGGGATGCGCTGGATTCCCAAGGGCATCGAATTGCACTACCTGGCCAAGGTGCCCACCGACGTCCGCTGCGAGGCGCGGACCGAGCCGTCCGACTGGGCCGGCGAGCCGCCGTTCCAGGTGGACGTGCGCTGCAGTGCCTTCGTCGACGACGGCACCGAGGTCGTCCGCGGCGTCATCCCTGTCTGGGTCACTGCCAGACCCCACGAAGTTCTCCGCTGACGCTCCGCTACTTCGCGGGGACCCCGGAAGCGCCACAGCTCGGCGCTGAGACAATTGCGGGGTGCCCAGTGCCCTGCCCGACGGCGAACCCGTCCCCACCGACGGATCCCTGCCCGGCTCGGCCCTCGCCGGGATAGGAAGCCGACAGTTCGGCGTCTACCTGCACGTGCCGTTCTGCCGGGTGCGTTGCGGCTACTGCGATTTCAACACCTACACGCTGACCGAGCTGGGTGTGCCCGGGGAGGGCGCCGGGGTGAGTTCGTACGCCGACGCGGCACTGTCCGAGCTCGACCTCGCCGACCGCGTCCTGCGCGCAGGCGGCGAAACCGCTCCGGTGACAACGATTTTCGTCGGTGGTGGTACCCCCACGATGCTCGCCGCAGATGACCTCGTGCGGATGGTCGAGGGGGTGCGCGACCGCTTCGGGCTGGCGCCGGACGCCGAGGTGACGACCGAGGCCAACCCGGACACGGTCACGCCCGAGGTGGCCCGCACGCTGGCCGCGGGCGGCTTCACCCGCATCAGCCTGGGGATGCAGTCCGCGGTGCCGCACGTGCTGGCGACCCTGGACCGCACCCACGATCCGGCCAACGTCGAGCGTGCGGTGGCCTACGCGAGGGATGCCAGGCTGCAGGTGAGCCTGGACCTGATCTACGGGACTCCGGGGGAGTCGCTGCAGGACTGGCGACGCAGCCTCGACACGGTGGTGGCCCTGGCGCCGGACCACGTGAGCGCGTACGCCCTCGTGGTGGAGCAGGGCACCAAACTCGCCGCGCAGGTGCGCCGCGGCGTCGTCCCCATGCCGGCCGACGACGATGAGGCGCTCAAGTACGAGCTGGCCGACGAGGTGCTCGGTGCAGCCGGCTACGGGTGGTACGAGATCAGCAACTGGGCGGCCCGCCCGGACGCACGCTGCCGACACAACGAGAGCTACTGGCGCGGTGACGACTGGTGGGGCATCGGACCCGGCGCGCACAGCCACGTCGGCGGAGTGCGCTGGTGGAACGTCAAGCACCCCACGGCGTACGCCGGTCGGCTGGCCGACGGCATCTCACCGGGGGCGGGCCGCGAGGTGCTCACGCAGGAGCAGCGTTACGACGAGACCGTGCTGCTGGGCGTCAGGCTGGTCGACGGACTGCCGCTGGATTCGCTCGCCCCCCAGGGCCGTACGGCGATGGCGGGGTTGATCGCTGACGGGCTGGTCGAGCCGGCGGCGGCGGTGCGACCGATCGACCGGCGCGTGGTGCTCACGCTGCAGGGTCGGCTGCTCGCCGACACCGTCGTACGCCGGCTGCTCGGCTTCTGAGGGCTCGTCCCGTCCGATTGTCAGCGTCTTCGTGGCTGCCTCGCCCCGAAAGTGCTGACAACCGATCTATGACTCGTGCAGGTCGAGCCCGAAGTCCAGCTCCGTGACGCTGTGCGTCAGTGCCCCGACGGAGATGACGTCGG
Coding sequences within:
- a CDS encoding IclR family transcriptional regulator; translation: MEWKPLTAPGRTASEAPASSTRAVDRAMALLSEVCGEQSLTLTECARRTALPASTALRLLRTLENSGFVTRDPDGSFGAGPRMVQIGTRALSSHRLVALSRPLLADVVDATGESAYLALPGPGRTAVYAATHEGTWPIRHSSWIGREVGLDAYAVRAALAGEATPQGYLATRGQLEPDITAVSAPVRSQDRIVAAVTILGPTYRLTGNALSHCGAVIAAAAHRLEVQLGT
- a CDS encoding aromatic amino acid lyase — encoded protein: MELTSAGLRIGDIARIALSREMLTVTTEVGERVAFGAAIAERLSTQRPVYGRSTGVGGNRSVPVQDPDGQLARVLRSHATSLGTPRDATRVRAMVAVRIGQLAAGGSGLSRTAFDGLLELLNTDTLPPVLERGSIGTGDLSALATVGVALLDHPDGPRVRPGDALALISSNAAAIGDAALAIHRLETLTRAAVPIASLTLRAVHGNVEPFGPAVERATPFRGAHRVCAGMRQVLDDDGYADPPARIQDPFGLRAMPQGHGVLLDALDRAAGTVHAMANAPSENPVFDEHSGITHHGAFHAAYLANAVEGLLGALVQAAQLGLGRTTMLASPGLTGASAFLADGTPGASGTMLVELVAASAMAALRSLAAPASAGTVTLSRGLEDDASFASVSARGALDAEQAYRDLLAAELLTAARALTLTGRMPRWSQLAPLQAGLARLEDRDLTADLQAARHVVPELAHRLRVR
- a CDS encoding amidohydrolase family protein, which produces MTQRPPGAIDVHQHLWPPEFIERLRRRATPPMLRGWTLHTAYEAPYDVDAAAHDVELRRASDIDRTLVALAMSTPLGVEALPPDDAEPLLAAWHTGVAGLGDPFVGWAVASTREPDPAHLDRLLRTPGIVGLQVGSHSMDTPASLEALAPLLRRAELADRPVLVHPGPVDPHPGPDWWPAVVQYPAAQQAAWWSWQTVGRSLLPDLRICFVAGAGLAPLSIERFAVRARAVARADDDLFVDTSSYGRLGVDALRTALGARTIVLGSDRPYAEPFDLIADPHLSDAELQAYCHDNPARLLGVAPN
- a CDS encoding MFS transporter, producing MVTVTDTVPGPAALDATRPSERPATKPPTGTLHGFALHAALASMALGGFAIGTTEFVTMGLLPQIAHGVHVGIPQAGHVVSAYALGVVVGAPTIATLAAKLPRKGLLIALMIAFAVFNAASALAPNFGTLLVARFLSGLPHGAFFGIASVLAAGLVDKERRTWAVAMILSGLTVANIVGVPASTLIGQDLGWQWPYAGVGVIAALTALAVWRWVPHQHTDTAANAGSELAALRLPQVWLALGIGTVGFGGMFATFSYIAPTLTHLTGVHDGVVPLFLVCYGVGMTTGAFASGRVARIGLLRGILLSLVLITGLLFAFGPMVHTMPGAVAAVFLLGFVGTLLVPMLQTRLMDVAHDGQALAAALNHSTLNLANALGAWVGGLVLSQGLGYEWPSRVGAFLAVGGIAITAVSAVAGRRTARNAVAARPA
- the lepA gene encoding translation elongation factor 4, whose translation is MARTALQPAATPPDLIRNFCIIAHIDHGKSTLADRMLQITGVVDDRAMRAQYLDRMDIERERGITIKSQAVRMPWEVDGTTYCLNMIDTPGHVDFTYEVSRSLAACEGAVLLVDAAQGIEAQTLANLYLAMENDLTIIPVLNKIDLPAAQPEKYAEELAGLIGCEPSDCLQVSGKTGAGVEPLLDQIVHQLPAPTGNADGPARAMIFDSVYDTYRGVVTYVRVIDGNLAPRERITMMSTKATHELLEIGVISPEPKPAQGLGVGEVGYLITGVKDVRQSRVGDTVTSSRNGSVQALGGYRDPKPMVFSGLYPIDGSDYPILRDALDRLKLNDAALVYEPETSVALGFGFRIGFLGMLHLEIVRERLEREFDLDLISTLPSVVYDVTLDDGRVEVVTNPSEFPEGKVASITEPIVRATILAPSEFIGAIMELCQTRRGTLRGMDYLSPERVEMRYTLPLAEIVFDFFDALKSKTRGYASLDYEPDGEQVADLVKVDVLLQGDMVDAFSTIVHRDKAYAYGVMMAGKLKDLIPRQQFEVPIQAAIGARVIARETIRAIRKDVLAKCYGGDISRKRKLLEKQKEGKKRMKMVGSVEVPQEAFIAALSQDSSAAEKAKK
- the trmB gene encoding tRNA (guanosine(46)-N7)-methyltransferase TrmB, whose product is MPQGDSPQTYVDDDRRAAATNRSFTRRGGRMPPRHHRALEVHGPAYLLSPPIEGTSVAAGFVLDLPAAFGRTAPLVVEIGSGSGDCVVAAAAEHPEWDFLAVEVWRPGIAQTLAKAAQAQVGNLRVLRVDAAGVVATALPAASVDQLWTFFPDPWPKAKHHKRRLVDPMFAVDVARVLRPGGLWRLATDWEDYAEQMRDVLREAPGFEPGAEYGDRFDGRVMTRFERKGIEAARAVRDIVVRRADATDQ
- a CDS encoding hotdog fold domain-containing protein; translation: MASTYHLYQRLTGRPFGRRVFSTAYAFKAPYFASVRPFVTQMAPNHASVRIRKRRAVQNHIGTVHAIAVANGLEAALGLLCEASVPPGMRWIPKGIELHYLAKVPTDVRCEARTEPSDWAGEPPFQVDVRCSAFVDDGTEVVRGVIPVWVTARPHEVLR
- the hemW gene encoding radical SAM family heme chaperone HemW, with product MPSALPDGEPVPTDGSLPGSALAGIGSRQFGVYLHVPFCRVRCGYCDFNTYTLTELGVPGEGAGVSSYADAALSELDLADRVLRAGGETAPVTTIFVGGGTPTMLAADDLVRMVEGVRDRFGLAPDAEVTTEANPDTVTPEVARTLAAGGFTRISLGMQSAVPHVLATLDRTHDPANVERAVAYARDARLQVSLDLIYGTPGESLQDWRRSLDTVVALAPDHVSAYALVVEQGTKLAAQVRRGVVPMPADDDEALKYELADEVLGAAGYGWYEISNWAARPDARCRHNESYWRGDDWWGIGPGAHSHVGGVRWWNVKHPTAYAGRLADGISPGAGREVLTQEQRYDETVLLGVRLVDGLPLDSLAPQGRTAMAGLIADGLVEPAAAVRPIDRRVVLTLQGRLLADTVVRRLLGF